Proteins encoded within one genomic window of Methanothrix harundinacea 6Ac:
- a CDS encoding class I SAM-dependent methyltransferase — protein MHNWRPDKYERSSSAQRLWAEELIRKIEISGDERVLDIGCGDGRITASIADLVPEGSVLGIDSSREMVRFAREKFPLQGHPNLSFQPGDARTLDFEEEFDLVVSFAALHWVGDHRPVLRGIRRALKPGGRTFLQFGGRGNAALPLAIADEMIAEDSRRRSFEGFDFRYGFFGAEEYRIWIEESGLVPRRVELIQKDMVQPGPEAFAGWIETTWHPYLERVPESRRIDFVSEIVARYLRLHPLDGEGRVHVGMVRLEAVAEKSRS, from the coding sequence TTGCACAACTGGAGGCCGGATAAATACGAGAGGTCCTCCTCCGCCCAGAGGCTCTGGGCCGAGGAGCTGATAAGAAAGATCGAGATTTCGGGCGACGAGCGGGTCCTGGACATCGGCTGCGGCGACGGCAGGATCACCGCGTCGATCGCCGACCTCGTCCCGGAGGGCTCGGTCCTGGGGATCGACAGCTCTCGGGAGATGGTCCGCTTCGCGAGGGAGAAGTTTCCACTCCAGGGCCATCCAAACCTCTCGTTCCAGCCGGGAGACGCCCGGACCCTCGATTTCGAGGAGGAGTTCGACCTGGTCGTCTCCTTCGCCGCCCTCCACTGGGTCGGCGACCACCGCCCCGTCCTCCGGGGGATCCGCCGGGCCCTCAAGCCCGGCGGCAGAACCTTCCTCCAGTTCGGGGGCCGGGGAAACGCCGCCCTCCCCCTGGCCATCGCCGACGAGATGATAGCCGAGGATAGCCGGCGCCGCTCCTTCGAGGGGTTCGACTTCCGGTACGGGTTCTTCGGGGCCGAAGAGTACCGGATCTGGATCGAGGAGTCGGGGCTCGTCCCCAGGAGGGTCGAGCTGATCCAGAAGGATATGGTCCAGCCGGGGCCGGAGGCCTTCGCCGGCTGGATCGAGACGACCTGGCACCCCTACCTGGAGCGGGTCCCCGAATCCCGCAGGATTGATTTCGTCTCCGAGATCGTGGCCCGCTACCTCCGCCTCCACCCCCTCGACGGCGAGGGGAGGGTCCACGTGGGGATGGTGAGGCTGGAGGCGGTGGCGGAGAAGTCCCGGAGCTGA
- a CDS encoding DNA polymerase ligase N-terminal domain-containing protein, with the protein MSEDDNLEAYRKKRNFSKTSEPPGSGATSSEGKPRYSIQKHRAKRLHYDLRLEVGGVLKSWAIPKGPSLDTKTKRLAVPTEDHPLDYIDFEGRIPEGEYGAGSVIVWDIGTYENTTRADGAAVPIAEALERGHATFILSGKKLLGGYALTRTGRGKNERWILVKMKDDFARPDHDVLEGKPNSALTGRSLEEVEEEGRAA; encoded by the coding sequence ATGTCCGAAGATGATAATCTCGAAGCCTACCGCAAAAAAAGAAACTTCTCCAAAACCAGCGAGCCCCCGGGCTCCGGCGCCACGAGTTCGGAAGGAAAGCCCCGCTATTCCATCCAGAAGCATCGGGCGAAGAGGCTCCACTACGACCTCCGCCTCGAGGTCGGGGGCGTCCTCAAGTCCTGGGCGATCCCCAAGGGCCCCTCCCTCGACACCAAGACGAAGCGGCTTGCCGTCCCCACCGAGGACCACCCCCTCGACTACATCGACTTTGAGGGGAGGATCCCCGAGGGTGAGTACGGCGCCGGAAGCGTCATCGTTTGGGATATCGGGACCTACGAGAACACCACCCGCGCCGATGGGGCGGCGGTGCCGATCGCCGAGGCCCTGGAGCGGGGGCACGCCACCTTTATCCTCTCGGGAAAGAAGCTCTTGGGCGGCTACGCCCTCACCCGGACCGGCCGGGGGAAGAACGAGCGGTGGATCCTGGTGAAGATGAAGGACGACTTTGCGCGCCCCGACCACGACGTCCTGGAGGGGAAGCCCAACTCCGCTCTGACGGGAAGGTCCCTGGAGGAGGTAGAAGAAGAGGGACGGGCTGCATAA